Proteins from a genomic interval of Symmachiella macrocystis:
- a CDS encoding M56 family metallopeptidase: MQTLFTLLEHPLTDRIGWTLLHSVWLLAIVGVIVAGELFALRRHTAAVRYLAATTGLAVMALVPVTVYFNMTIDSPIARQVGNEFNRDGSIAALDSEPTTASLPAIFNAAGNGGADVAPSLATQFRSLLPGAVFLWACGVGLLSLRLIVMWRFVQRLRVRQTTPVSDAVRAAFERVCHRMGIQRPVELLQSALVSVPTVIGCLRPVILLPTSSLMGLDTRELEAILAHELAHVRRHDNLVNILQSIVEILLFFHPAVWWLSRRIRIERENCCDDMAVGIVGNKVAYARVLARIAELGSRPVGLAASANGSDLVARVRRLLIESPGDSSTTSKWIGGLVSLSLIGCLAMVITFSTHDSQAVAQTKTDDKAEAEEKTEPEIEKDDRPVEELTQAELAVLAAEYEQLCALSKETALLRIAPPFPKSRLAFYRVKSPGQADAIPAGPDNMFLHWKDDKVLTWGMSFAGGDGTNLRTAIRMLLRVYPQEIIWGDGLESLNITGDFVVNTKASQPRILARLEKLFNDQSEQKLSMKFRDKERDVYVAGGEFNFKPIDPDNKRIEIYGERLNTDPSRGGGGSGNVDKFLEWVGMWIEKPVLGELESPSKERVSWHYNLESSFNEEQRRQAKDPAIVLKHVTEQTGLKFKKEKRKLRTLIIERKK, from the coding sequence ATGCAAACGCTGTTCACGTTGCTGGAACATCCACTGACCGACCGCATCGGCTGGACGTTATTGCACTCGGTGTGGCTGTTGGCAATTGTCGGCGTAATCGTTGCCGGCGAATTGTTCGCATTGAGGCGCCATACGGCAGCAGTACGGTACCTTGCCGCAACGACCGGTTTGGCAGTAATGGCGCTTGTGCCGGTTACGGTCTATTTCAACATGACAATCGATTCCCCGATCGCTCGCCAAGTTGGGAATGAATTCAATCGTGATGGGAGCATCGCAGCGCTCGATTCAGAGCCAACGACTGCGAGTCTGCCCGCTATTTTCAATGCCGCTGGGAACGGTGGCGCGGACGTTGCGCCGAGTCTCGCGACGCAGTTCCGCTCGTTACTCCCCGGGGCCGTTTTTCTGTGGGCCTGTGGTGTTGGCCTGTTGTCGCTGCGGCTCATCGTGATGTGGAGATTTGTACAGCGGTTGCGTGTGCGACAGACGACACCGGTGAGCGACGCCGTTCGCGCGGCTTTCGAACGGGTATGCCACCGCATGGGAATTCAGCGACCGGTCGAATTATTGCAGTCGGCGCTGGTCTCCGTGCCGACGGTGATTGGGTGCTTGCGACCGGTGATTTTATTACCCACAAGTTCACTGATGGGATTGGACACCCGCGAACTGGAAGCCATTTTGGCGCACGAATTGGCTCATGTGCGCCGCCACGATAATTTGGTGAATATCCTGCAGAGCATCGTCGAGATCCTCTTGTTCTTCCATCCAGCCGTCTGGTGGCTGTCGCGACGGATCCGCATTGAAAGAGAAAACTGTTGCGACGATATGGCAGTTGGCATTGTCGGGAACAAAGTGGCCTATGCCCGCGTACTGGCCCGCATTGCTGAATTGGGCAGCCGGCCCGTGGGGCTGGCCGCCTCGGCCAACGGCAGCGATTTGGTGGCGCGGGTGCGACGGCTGTTGATTGAATCGCCGGGAGATTCGTCGACCACATCCAAGTGGATCGGCGGGCTGGTTTCCCTGTCGTTGATCGGGTGCTTGGCCATGGTGATCACGTTTTCGACGCACGACTCGCAGGCGGTGGCCCAGACAAAAACTGACGACAAAGCGGAAGCTGAAGAAAAAACAGAACCTGAAATTGAAAAAGACGACCGCCCTGTTGAAGAATTAACCCAGGCGGAACTCGCCGTGCTGGCGGCCGAATATGAACAGCTTTGCGCCTTGTCCAAAGAAACCGCGCTCCTCCGCATCGCGCCTCCCTTCCCCAAGAGCCGCTTGGCGTTTTACCGAGTGAAATCACCCGGGCAGGCGGATGCGATTCCTGCCGGTCCGGATAATATGTTCCTGCATTGGAAGGATGACAAGGTATTGACCTGGGGGATGAGTTTTGCCGGCGGCGATGGGACGAATTTAAGGACTGCGATCCGTATGTTGTTGCGAGTCTATCCTCAGGAGATCATCTGGGGCGATGGCCTGGAGTCTCTCAACATCACTGGCGATTTCGTCGTCAACACCAAAGCCTCCCAACCCCGCATTTTGGCCCGGTTGGAGAAGTTGTTCAATGACCAATCTGAGCAAAAACTTTCGATGAAGTTCCGGGACAAGGAGCGCGATGTCTATGTCGCCGGCGGAGAATTCAATTTCAAACCGATCGATCCGGACAACAAAAGAATTGAAATTTACGGCGAGCGACTCAACACCGATCCGTCACGTGGTGGTGGTGGCAGTGGCAATGTGGACAAGTTTCTTGAATGGGTCGGTATGTGGATCGAGAAACCAGTCCTTGGCGAATTGGAATCGCCGTCCAAAGAACGTGTCAGTTGGCACTACAATCTAGAAAGCTCATTCAATGAGGAACAACGGCGGCAGGCCAAAGATCCCGCGATAGTTTTAAAGCACGTAACCGAACAAACCGGGTTGAAGTTTAAGAAAGAGAAACGCAAATTGCGGACTCTCATCATTGAACGCAAGAAGTAG
- a CDS encoding BlaI/MecI/CopY family transcriptional regulator — MAKSETKRPTDAELEILRVLWDRGPSTVRDVLDELSRTRDIGYTTVLKLMQIMTDKSLVARDESNRSHVYRACHKQGQTQRQLVADLLQRAFGGAADKLVMQALQLKKVSADDMAKIRELLDDLED, encoded by the coding sequence ATGGCCAAATCCGAAACAAAGCGGCCTACGGATGCCGAGTTGGAAATACTTCGCGTCCTGTGGGACCGCGGGCCGAGTACGGTTCGGGATGTGCTCGATGAACTGAGCCGCACGCGCGACATCGGTTACACCACCGTGTTGAAGTTGATGCAAATCATGACCGACAAGTCGCTCGTAGCTCGCGACGAATCGAACCGCTCGCATGTCTACCGGGCTTGCCACAAACAGGGGCAAACGCAGCGACAATTGGTTGCCGATCTGCTGCAACGCGCCTTCGGCGGGGCCGCCGACAAACTGGTGATGCAGGCGCTGCAACTCAAAAAAGTCTCCGCGGACGACATGGCAAAAATCCGAGAACTCCTTGACGACCTGGAGGACTAG